The Deltaproteobacteria bacterium genome contains a region encoding:
- a CDS encoding cytochrome c family protein: MKVKNKIVLIFIAVLLSVCFVSAGLAMEKGNKRKGKYLYRKVWKACHERGEIDSPKPRLNPDDHTQAEWEAIFNQKNFSEFGCKEEWSAASEQDLADIFTHMYEHASDSPTPAKCN, translated from the coding sequence ATGAAAGTGAAAAACAAGATCGTATTGATTTTTATAGCCGTTCTGCTTTCCGTCTGTTTCGTGAGCGCCGGTTTGGCCATGGAAAAAGGCAATAAACGCAAAGGAAAATACCTCTATCGCAAAGTCTGGAAGGCCTGTCATGAACGGGGCGAGATAGATTCCCCCAAACCCAGGCTCAACCCGGATGACCACACCCAGGCCGAATGGGAGGCCATTTTCAACCAAAAGAACTTCAGCGAATTCGGCTGCAAAGAGGAGTGGAGTGCCGCCAGTGAACAGGACCTCGCGGACATCTTTACCCATATGTACGAGCATGCGTCCGATTCACCTACGCCTG